A section of the Trichomycterus rosablanca isolate fTriRos1 chromosome 6, fTriRos1.hap1, whole genome shotgun sequence genome encodes:
- the slc25a55a gene encoding solute carrier family 25 member 55a codes for MSQQQISLPAKLINGGIAGLVGVTCVYPIDLAKTRLQNQRQGQQVYKNMMDCLVKTVRSEGYFGMYRGAAVNLALVTPEKGIKLAANDFFRHHLAKDGKGLTVIKEMLAGCGAGMCQVVITTPMEMLKIQLQDAGRLAAQQRMPGILASSKLAQTNAVLSRSYNVMPSSARTISATQIAKELLHTQGIQGLYKGLGATLIRDVPFSVVYFPLFANLNHLGKPSEDDAAPFYWSFMSGCVAGSTAAVAVNPCDVVKTRLQSLNKGANEETYSGVLDCVSKIMKKEGPSAFLKGAGCRALVIAPLFGIAQVMYFVGVGEFIMSQRPLTLLSP; via the exons ATGTCTCAGCAGCAGATCAG ccttCCTGCCAAGCTTATCAATGGTGGCATTGCTGGCCTTGTAGGGGTTACTTGTGTTTACCCCATTGACCTGGCCAAAACCCGTCTCCAGAACCAGAGACAAGGACAACAGGTCTACAAGAACAT gATGGATTGTCTTGTCAAAACAGTACGATCAGAGGGATATTTTGGCATGTACAGAG GTGCTGCAGTGAATCTTGCTCTAGTCACACCTGAAAAGGGAATCAAGCTTGCTGCCAATGACTTTTTCCGTCACCACCTTGCCAAGGATGG GAAGGGCTTGACTGTGATTAAAGAAATGTTGGCAGGTTGTGGTGCTGGCATGTGCCAAGTTGTCATTACTACTCCTATGGAGATGCTGAAAATCCAATTGCAGGATGCTGGGAGATTAG CGGCCCAGCAGAGAATGCCAGGTATCCTGGCTTCCAGTAAACTGGCTCAGACTAATGCCGTGCTGAGCCGCTCATACAATGTGATGCCAAGTTCAGCCCGAACCATCTCTGCTACACAGATTGCCAAAGAGCTGCTACACACCCAAGGCATCCAGGGACTTTACAAAGGTCTTGGAGCTACACTGATTAG AGACGTGCCTTTCTCAGTTGTCTACTTTCCGCTTTTTgctaaccttaaccacttggGCAAGCCTTCTGAAGATGATGCGGCACCCTTCTATTGGTCATTTATGTCAGGGTGTGTGGCTGGGTCCACTGCTGCAGTAGCAGTTAACCCATGTGATG TGGTAAAAACCAGACTCCAGTCCTTAAACAAAGGTGCCAATGAGGAGACGTACAGTGGCGTGCTGGACTGTGTGAG TAAGATCATGAAGAAGGAGGGACCATCTGCTTTCTTGAAGGGTGCTGGCTGCAGAGCACTCGTCATTGCACCACTGTTTGGCATTGCCCAAGTGATGTATTTTGTAGGAGTTGGAGAATTCATTATGAGCCAACGGCCACTTACTCTCCTGTCTCCTTAA